A region of the Salvia hispanica cultivar TCC Black 2014 unplaced genomic scaffold, UniMelb_Shisp_WGS_1.0 HiC_scaffold_270, whole genome shotgun sequence genome:
TAGGAACTATTCCACCCAAAATTGGAAACCtttcttttctcatttctttAGATATGAGCCATAACTATTTTCATGGCCATATCCCCCATTCTATTTTCAACATGTCTTCTTTAGaacatttgaatttaaattttaataatttgtctGGTCTCTTGATCTTGATAGACTCGTATTTCTTCGTATTTCTTTCAACGAGTTGCATGGGGAAATACCATCGAGTTTGAATCAGTGTATGCAGCTTGTGTATCTCTCTTTGAGCGATAACAGTTTAAGTGGATTTGTGCCAAGAGAAATTGGGAACATGACGAAGCTTCAAGTATTGAACCTTGGAGTAAATAAGTTGACTGGTATGTTTATCTTAATAATTTCCTTgcttttttttggaaattgatTGGCCTAGAACTGATATTTTTAAGtcatattctatttaattatttaaattatgtgcttttcagtatatactcttaattttttatacaaataatcTTAAATGGATTGAATGCTTCCCACATCCATGTTATGTATAAGAGTTTTGACAATAGCAAATTAAATAGTCTGATAATTGCgttaaatgatttttatttaatttcatatttcgTTATTCTTTTATCAAATGATTCATATTGAATATACAAAAACTCATATGTAATTAGATGTTGATTTGatgtatattaatattcataGGTAATATTCCAAGAGAAATTGGTAACTTGACGGCACTTCAATACTTTATCCTTCATGAAAATAAGTTGACTGGTAAGTTGTTCTTATCAACTCatattttaagatatattgtacttcctccatctcttaatttattgatCCAAAAACTAATAATCCTAACAGGATTACTATATTGATCTTACACAGTTACTTGTGCAGAGCATTACTATAACTTTGATTGATAACTAATTTATGTGTGGATAATTTGTAATCTCACAGGTGATAttccaaaagaaatttttCATCTCAATAATTTATTGGATTTGAACATCAGAAGCAACAGAATTAGTGGATCACTGCCTAGAAACATTGGTAATACAACCATTCAAAATCTGTGGCTTGACTCCAATAATTTAAGCGGTATGATTCTCTATCTCATTTCTGCTCTTTCATATATAATGTCGTTTATGTAAATTCTAGACATTTCATAATATAAGGCATGTATGTAGTTGAAACAAAGCATGGTGAACAATCAACTATATTACTTGCCTCTGTACGCCATTAGTCGGCACGTTTTGACTcgcgaattttaagaaatataacagaaaaatgttagtggaatgtgattcATACGTTACTAATAAAACATGAgtggaaatgagttagtgaaatgtagagtctataataaaaaaaagttaaaagtaaGTGTTATAAGTATTGACGGAcggaaaaaaaggaaactagGGACAAGTATTAGTTTTACTATACACGATGATTTATGCTTCATTCATGAAAATTCAGTTCATTGACATGAAAATTTCGGAAGTAAAAGCCATTTTGGATTTCTACCCttacacaaaaaatacatgCACCATGTTAATACATCCTTATATGATTAAGATAAAGTtgaaaattaatgtaataatgtaaataatagggtttttggatttaaaaaccaaaaactttcaccgaatttcggtttttcccacgaactatGAGATtggtttttaaaaccacgaactttcacaTCGTTTGCTATTTtccaacccgacccgaataaCACATTTGAGAACGATTTGTGCGGACGATTTGTGATGACGATTCTGAAGATGAAACCCTAACACCCAAAATTGATTCGTCTACCTGAGGAACGACTGAATTCGAAATGAAGATGAACAAAATCTGACTGAATTCGAATCTGACGATTTCGTTTAGGGTTTACgagattttgattgattttgatcATTTAAGTGTTTTAATTGTGATTGAGAGTAAAACAACGTCATTTAAGGGTCATAAAACCGACGTCCATCTCATTTTTGCGACTGTCCACGTTGGACAGCTTCTGCACCGGAAATGTGttattcgggtcgggttgggaaaTAGCAAACGAtgtgaaagttcgtggttttaaaaaccaATCTCatagttcgtgggaaaaaccggaattcggtgaaagttttttgtttttaaagccaaaaaccctaaataatactatcatataaaaaaatcgcGTGTGCTAGTTATTAGAGTAAACAATGGCTACTactttcatattaattaaaatgattgcttaaaaattccaattttaaaatttcattagtAATTGATTCCATAGCAATCCAAATTGAAACTTTTCATGCTTAAAATAAACTTACAGGTCCACTACCATCCACCTTTGTGAATCAATCAGGACTACAAAATTTGGTACTCTATTCCAACAACTTAGGTGGAGTGATTCCAACATCCATTTGCTACTTAAGATCCCTCTGAATCCTCTATTTATCGTACAATAACTTGGAAGGGGCACTTCCATATTGTCTAGGGAACTTGAGCACATCTTTGTTAATACTTCATTTGAATGCAAATAAACTTACAAGCACCCTACCATCATTCACAAAGGGTTGCAGTCTTGAGTCAATCAATCTGAACGGAAACAAATTGGAAGGAACACTGTCCCGAACCCTACTCAACTGCCTAGGTCTGCAGGGTATCGACATTGGTAATAATGAAATACGAGATGTGTTTCCGTTTTGGATGGAAACACTCCCTCAACTTCGCATCCTTGTCTTGAGGTCAAATAAGTTCCATGGAAGGATGTTGGTGGCTTCAAACACTAAGCTGCCGTTTCCAAAGTTGCAAGTCTTGGATGTATCACATAATGCATTTATTGGCTCTCTACCTGAGAGATATCTCAACAACTTGCGAGGTATGATAGATGCCAAGGAAAACCAGACCGATGATGgagaaaatttatttctaaaatatataaagttgAGGCTCACATTGAAAGGATTAGATCAGTTATTGCAGCGACTACTTAATACCTTTACAACTATTGACTTGTCCTCCAACAAATTCTCTGGGACCATTCCACCTTCTATAGCGAATCTTACGTCTATTAGATACTTGAATTTGTCCCACAATACCATTGGAGGACATATACCGGCATCTCTTGGAGATATGAGTATCCTCGAGTCGTTGGATTTGTCTTCGAACAAACTGGATGGAGAAATTCCACGTGAATTGGCAAAGCTGACATTTCTTGCGAAGTTGAACCTTTCGATGAATAATCTTAAGGGAAAAATACCACAGTTTGGTCAACTTTCCACGTTTGAGAATAATTCATATGCGGGAAATGTAGGGTTGTGTGGATTTCCACTGACGAGAAAATGTGAGGGGGGCGATGGAAAATGGAAACCATCACCTCTTCATGTGGAAGTGGAATCGGATGTGGAGGTGGAGTggatttatgtgtttattgCTCTTGGATATGTTGTGAGCATAGGAATCTTTTCTTGGCTGCTTTTATTTTGGCGAAGTTTCAGGTATAAATACTATGAGATAGTTGACTATGTTTTAGAGAAGATCTTTGACTTTTGCCAGTGC
Encoded here:
- the LOC125198796 gene encoding receptor-like protein 9DC3, whose amino-acid sequence is MLVASNTKLPFPKLQVLDVSHNAFIGSLPERYLNNLRGMIDAKENQTDDGENLFLKYIKLRLTLKGLDQLLQRLLNTFTTIDLSSNKFSGTIPPSIANLTSIRYLNLSHNTIGGHIPASLGDMSILESLDLSSNKLDGEIPRELAKLTFLAKLNLSMNNLKGKIPQFGQLSTFENNSYAGNVGLCGFPLTRKCEGGDGKWKPSPLHVEVESDVEVEWIYVFIALGYVVSIGIFSWLLLFWRSFRYKYYEIVDYVLEKIFDFCQCRKKRERRRRTVRNLARRQS